In one window of Mytilus trossulus isolate FHL-02 chromosome 7, PNRI_Mtr1.1.1.hap1, whole genome shotgun sequence DNA:
- the LOC134725929 gene encoding cadherin-99C-like, which yields MACSPMDPGEWTPVRPVLYLNIYEANQEELLLYPNDPMYQSEIRLNGVLDKNSPNGIVLEPQTDYLMINPAEKFKFESVSGHSIIRLVQPLDRDGPTESVDDDISVITFTLKCSPANNLSVEIFYDVSIMIVDKNDNPPMFSNAPYETTINELTPVGTQLLTVTAVDKDSNLDGNITYSIMRNSGIVNDGGDLFDIDALQGILTVRENLDYESLGNGHKYYVIRVVVMDGGPNAKRSAYTDIKIHVTDGNDNRPSYMYTGCLQHKMTCVSPKYTIDVTAITMNQEIQFHGFPDVTGNAIKILAKDMDGIPSDVTFSVATTYPSGYDSYFSVETKKMGNYFQAIVKQVKSVELPREFVILLKAEELSAEKWFAVAEISFVTHMKENNFQTTVSPQMSTAAQTGEKTTNGQTTDEFSQTTVALIVVIAVTLTLVLCLSIAMACFVSRRRQYSSDKVPLSSVNGAHENRGYSAQL from the exons ATGG cATGTAGTCCCATGGATCCTGGAGAATGGACACCAGTTCGTCCtgtattgtatttaaatatttacgaAGCAAATCAAGAAg aattACTTCTATACCCTAACGATCCTATGTATCAGTCTGAAATAAGACTAAATGGCGTTCTAGATAAAAATTCACCCAATGGAATTGTCTTAGAGCCACAAACAGACTATCTGATGATTAATCCAGCAGAAAAATTCAAATTCGAAAGTGTGTCGGGGCATAGTATTATCCGTCTAGTCCAACCTTTAGACAGGGAT GGTCCCACTGAAAGTGTAGATGATGATATCAGTGTTATCACGTTCACCTTGAAGTGTTCACCAGCCAACAACCTCTCAGTAGAA ATCTTTTATGATGTCAGTATTATGATTGTGGACAAGAACGACAATCCACCTATGTTTTCTAATGCGCCATATGAAACTACTATAAATGAG CTTACACCAGTTGGTACGCAATTACTAACAGTTACTGCCGTTGATAAAGACTCGAATTTAGATGGTAACATTACATATAGTATTATGAGGAATTCGGGCATTGTG aatgaTGGAGGAGATCTGTTTGATATTGACGCACTCCAGGGCATCCTCACTGTTAGAGAAAATTTAGATTATGAAAGTTTAGGGAATGGACACAAGTATTATGTAATTCGTGTTGTTGTCATG GACGGTGGACCAAATGCAAAGCGATCAGCATACACtgatataaaaatacatgtaacagaCGGAAACGATAATAGACCCTCTTACATGTATACTGGTTGTCTGCAGCATAAAATGACCTGTGTGTCGCCAAAATATACAATAGATGTAACTGCAATTACTATG aatcaaGAAATTCAATTCCATGGTTTTCCTGACGTAACCGGAAATGCCATTAAAATATTGGCCAAAGATATGGATGGAATTCCAAGTGACGTAACATTTTCAGTGGCGACAA CGTATCCATCTGGATATGATAGCTACTTTTCTGTGGAGACGAAGAAAATGGGAAACTACTTCCAAGCTATTGTGAAACAGGTCAAAAGTGTGGAACTTCCTCGAGAATTTGTGATATTGCTGAAG GCAGAAGAACTTTCTGCAGAGAAATGGTTTGCAGTAGCAGAGATATCCTTCGTCACACAtatgaaagaaaacaatttccaAACTACAGTTTCGCCTCAGATG agtACTGCTGCACAAACTGGAGAGAAAACAACAAATGGCCAGACAACAGATGAATTTTCGCAGACTACTGTTGCACTTATCGTCGTCATTGCTGTGACCTTGACTTTAGTCTTGTGTTTATCTATAGCAATGGCTTGTTTTGTATCGAGAAGACGTCAATATTCATCAGACAAAGTACCTCTTTCATCG GTAAATGGTGCCCATGAGAACAGAGGATACTCAGCACAACTATGA